CCAGAAGGAAGGGAACCCCCTTACCTGCTCCCATGGTCCTGGGGAGAAAGTCCCTGTGCCCACCCCTCTGTCACCATGAATGTTGAAGCTGCCATGTCCTTCTGTCCCAGATGCTCCACAGAACACGGCCATCAGCGTCTTCCAAGGAAACAGCACAGGTAGGATGGGACATCTTCTCTCCAGGGCTGGGAAGGACCCAGGGTCTCAGTGGGTCTCAAAGCTCCAAAGGGCGGGGGACTAGTGAGATGTGTAGAGGAAGTCAAGTACTGAGGTCAGACTGAAAGCCCTTCCCCCCAAATCTTAACTCCCTAAACTTCATCCTTTTCTCACCCAGGGCTGTCTGTGGCCAGATCCAAAGGAAGCTCACATCCCTCTCACTCCATCCTCTCTCTGAGGTTTTTCTTCCTCCTGCTTCTGTTTATCTCCTCTTTGGTCCATGACTGCATCTGTTGTCATTTCCCAAGCCTTCGGCTCTCCATTTTCTAGACAACCTGGGTGACTGCAGGGGAATCCTTTGGGCTCTTCTGAAGGCCTGAGGCCAGGGCATTACTGCCCCCTCCTCGGAGCTAGTGTGGACATCGCAAAGGAGAGAGACTCTAGCTTTGCTCACCACATGTACCTTTCTGCACTTCTGTCCCCAAAGCCCTGCAGATTCGGCAAAACACAACCCTTTCCATCCTGGAGGGTGAGGCTGTGCGGCTGCTCTGTGTGGCTGACAGCAACCCCCCCCGCAGAGCTGAGCTGTTTCCGGGGGTCCCCAGCTTTGAATGCCACCCCCATCTCCAGCACCACGACCCTGGAGCTGCCCGGTGTAGGGACTGCGGAAGAAGGAGAGTTCACCTGCCGGGCTCAGCACCGGCTGGGCTCCcagactctctctctcagcctctcaGTGCTCTGTGAGTGTGGTACCAAAGGAGCAGGTCATCTGAAATTCTGGGGAGATTAGAAGCACCGATgaccctgctcctccctccccacagacCCCCGGCAGCTGCTGGGCCCCTCCTGCTCCTGGGAAGACCAGGGTCTGCACTGCAGCTGCTCCTCCCGAGCCCAGCCGGCCCCCTCCCtgcgctgggggctgggggcggggctgctggaggggaaccaCAGCAATGCCTCCTGCACGGTCACCTCCCGCTCAGCGGGGCCCTGGGCCAAcagctccctgagcctcagccagGAGCTCAGCGCCAGCCTCAGACTCAGCTGCGAGGCCAGCAATGTCCACGGGGCCCAGAGCGCCACTGTCCTGCTGCTGCCAGGTCagagggtgtaatgggggacaggcttagagagagaggagtgggtcACAGAGAAgatggagctgggggaggggccgggCCTGGACAGGGGTGATTGCTAGGACAGGGCCCTCCATCTTCTGTCTGAACGGAAATACTTCCATCTGGGAAGCTTAAGCTGGGGATAGTTCTggcctcacagttctggaggctggaagtctaaggTCAAGGTGCCGGCAGGGTTTCTCTGggcggtgtgtgtgtggctgGTCTCCACCAGCTTCTGGGGTTCTGCTGGCAGTCTTTGGTATTCCTTACCTTGTACAAAAATCATTTCAATCTCTGCCTTTATCCCAGTGTGCGTCTGTGTGCAAGTCCTGCACTGTTATGAGGGCCCTCGTTACAGTGGATTAAGGGCTTTCATTGTAACTGTTAACTCTCTAAAGACCCTGCCTCCAgatgagatcgggcgcgttcagggtggtatggccgtagacaagacCCTGCCTCCAAATgaggtcatattctgaggtatGGGGCCAGCTGAGGGGTATGGAAGGTTAAGACAGCAAATAAGAGTTCTGAGGACCCACAATTCAAGCCATATCAGTCCCAGAGAGATGGAACTTGGAGGAAGTGGAGGGAGGGGTGTTAGGTTCTCAGTCCCAGGTCAGGGAAGGGAGTGGCCGGGAAAGGGTCTGATCCAGGGTCTACAAGGCAACAGGAGGCTGAGTGACCGAGTCCTGGACGGAAAATAGGTGCATTAACAGAATGCACGGAGACAGAATTAGGGTGCCATGGAGTTGGGTTGGAATTCACACACAACTCAAATTACCTACAGGTAAACAAGAACCCAAGGCTGGCGGGGTCCTGGGAGTGGTCGGGGAAGCTGTCACCATGGTTCTGGCcctgctgtctctctgcctttgtctcaTCTTCAGGTGAGAGTGAGCTccagggctggaggaggggtgtGAGGTAGAAAGGGCTCAAGGTTGCAGAAACTCAGAAAACCTGAGCTGGAGGATCTTGGATTGGGGggaaagccaggagccagggaagGGAGGCTGAGTGTTGGCAGAGCCAGCTTGTACCAGCTGGACCAAGTATGGGGTCTTTCCCAACTAGTCCTGGTCCAGTTCTTGGACCAGGGGAGGCCTTGGACACAGGACCCACACTCACCTATTGGGAGTTTGCTGCTCACAGGGCATAGGGATGGTCGGCCACTCCATGCCCCAGATAACCAGGCTGAAAATCCCGGGGTTGTTCCCTTAGAGTGAAGACCTGCAGGGAAAAAGCAGCCCAGCCAGTGCAGAGCATGGACAATGACGTGAGCCCTGAGGTGGGCTCAGCCTCCGGGGTGAGTAACATGGGCTCAGGCTCCAGGTGAGTGAAGGGACATAGCTTCCTCTCAGCATTCTCCCTCTTCAGTGCTGCCCTCTGCAGGGGCCTTTAGACATTGGGATGTTAGACACTCAACACTTCCCGAATTCCCCTGAGGTCATTTTAAATTACTGATCCAACTGCTCTAATGTTACTTCTTCCAGTCCAATATGCACGTAGTCCAACTGCTTTGTGGGAGTGTATTCAAACCTCATATTTCAGGCCAGCACTGTCCCTGGAATATTTCCTTGTCCACATACaatgaaatgcaaatattttaagtGTAGAGTTCGATAAGTTTCTATTTtcaatctgtttttttctttttaaaatcatttattaggGTAAAATTGGCTAATAACATTCTATAAATTCAGCagtacaactttatttttttttttaatatttattgtttctagccagagagagagaaagaaagggagagacagagaggaaaggagagagatgagaagcataagcttgttgttgcagtaccttagttgtttgttgattgctttattatatgtgccttgactgggggctccagctgagccagtgaccccttgctcaagccagtgaccttgttctCAAGCCAActtcctttgggctcaagccagcgatcatggggtcatgactGATctcaggttcaagctggtgagcctgcactcaagcctgatgagactgtgctcaaaccagcaaccttaggcttccaatcctgggttctcagcatcccagcccgatgctctatccactgcgcaaccacctggtcaggcaggagtacCACTTATTATAGGACATCTGTGTActctattgtgtgctcaccatccAAGGTCTCATCTCCTTCGCCACTATATATTTGCCCCCTTTATactctctctgtcctcctcccaTGTCCCTTCCCGCTCTGACAACCATCATCTGTTGCCTGTGCCTATGAGCGTGTTTtgcttgttgctttctgttttatatcccacataagaGTGAAgccatatggtttttgtctttttccatctaacttatttcccttagcatgaTACCATttatgttgtctcaaatggcaatactttatcttttattttttatggatcAGTACTTGGAATGTTAGTTACCCTTTTCTTCTAGTGTTGAACACTGGGGAAGACTAATGACCCAAATCTAGTCAGTCAGGCCATTGAGGACAAAGAAAAGGTGGACAGCAGCCTCAGGGTAGACAGCTGAGACACCCCAAACTCAAATTCATCACTCCCATTGTGCATTGTTCAAATCAATCACCATCTTATATAATAACAATATAACGAggtatacatataataaaatgcgCCATTTAAAGGAGGCTGTTAGGTGACTTTTGACAAAGGTATACATCTGTCTCCATGTCTCTGATTAATATGTGAACCATTTTCACCACACCCCTAAATTCCTAATTTTCCTTTCCCAGTCAACTGCCCTTTATAGAAATCCCTGATTTCTATGCCTATAGATTAGTTTCCCCCAGTCTGGAACGTTATAGAAATGCAATAGTGTGATATTTACTCTACATATCTGTCTTCTATCACTTCATTAATGAAACATTAAAATGCTAAACATGTATGCTCTCAATAACAGACcatcaaaataaatgaactgaAATGGCCAGAGCtgcaaagagaaatagaaacatccacaattatttcaaaaaatcttCTCTCGGTAACTGGTAGAACAAGGAGACAGAAAAtcactttaaattttactttacacAGTTCTCTGTATTGGTCTTGCTTGATTGATCTTGGGGAATGAAATCCTTAGTGTGTGCTAAAGTCTTATTTTTCATGAGTCACAGTACGTCTTTCTCATCATGTAATTTTCAAATGTTCATAAACTTTTTTCCCTATTAATAACTGTCTCTTGTACTTCGTATTGCACAGTGGTTCAAAGCATGTCATGTGATGCTAGACTGTCTGCATTCACATTATGTCTTTCCCCACTTAGAGCTGTGGGACTTTGATGGATGAGAAAACTCTcagttctttgtctattttctgAGACATTGAGATTGTAATAGTACCAGTATCACAGAGTGGTTACAAGGAATGCTTCAAACAGAACCTGAAATACACTAGGCAACTGCTTAGGATTGACAGACAGAATCACTCCCTTTCAGCATGGAAGTTCCAAGGGTGGTTTGCTgttactgttttatttcttttattctctattgCAAAATTTATGGGAGTTTTGATTGTATAACTCACAGTAGgtactcagaaaatatttctggAGTAAATCATTGAATGACTATATTGCTGGAtttcattttctattaaaatccatttctttctctctcttttttttttttacagagcagaaagagagtcagagaaatagatagggacagacagacaagaaaatgagagatgaaaagcatcaatcatcagtttttcgttgcaacattttagttgttcactgattgctttctcatatgtgccttgaccgtgggccttcaacagaccaagtaaccccttgctcgagccactgaccttaggtccaagctggtgagctttgctcaagccagatgagcctgcgctcaagctggcgacctcagggtctcaaacctgggtcctccgcatcctggtccgacgctctatttactgcaccaaccaccacctggtcaggctatatctttatcttttgattggagtggTCAACCACATACAAATGGTTTACTTATGGTTAttaacagatattttttattcttttgtgattTGGCTGCAGTACAATTGCAGTCGACTTGTCATATATTTTCATCTTGCTTTTGCTTAACATGGGCGTCCTTCCTCTATTTGCTCTGCTATAGCGAAGTCCTTTCCTCCTCATCTGAGTACTCTTAGTCCTTGCCTGTCTAAGCTACTGTCAGAGGGTTTCTAGTTCATGCTTCTGTAGTCTGAGGGTGTTGAGGGCAGGGGGCAGATATGGCAAAGGTGTCTGGTTGCTGCAAGTCCTGGTTCCTGCTCCATCTTTTAGCATATGCCACCCTGGCCTCTACTTTATATTTCACAATATCTTCTATCCCAAATTTAGGACTTGAAATGTATTTGCTTTCTAGTAAATGCCTCTCCTAGGAAACCATAACCTGTCTGAACAAAGGATGACTCTATTGATAGAAAGAGTGGTACTGAGTCCTGACTCAGTGGTGCATTTGCATAGATGTGTGTCTTTGGGGAAACACATATAGTATCTCTCAGCCTTCACATTGCTATTTGTAAGATGAATATCATCAAAGCATCCTCTCCTAGTGTTTCTTAAAAAGACTATAGTTTGATCCATACAAACATTCTCATTCTCTAAGAACAGGCCAATcataattattaaacatttaaaaatatattaacaggTGAATGATAAAGTTTCCACCAGTCCCAATCCCATTCTGGCGCTTGGCTGCTGTCTCCCAGACCCGTCTGAGCAGCTTTGgaccttttctcttccttccactcTGGTGAGGACACTGGTTCCGGACAGATAGTCCTTCATATTCTCCAGACACTGGTGGTGCTAACCCCATTGCAGAAGAAAATCAGGAGCTCCACTATGCTTCCCTCAGATTTCACAATCTGAAGCTCCAGGAACAGGAAGATTTCAACACCGAGTACTCAGAGATCAAGATATACAAGTGAGGAAATACCTTTTCACCActctggagactggaagtctgAGTATAGGCAGACTTAGTTTCTTCTGAGGCTTCTCCTCTTGCCttgtagatggccatcttctctctatgtcttcacatggtcctccctttgtgtgtgtctgtgttctaatctccacttcttataagaacaccagaTATGTTGGAATAAGCCACCTCCATGAGAACACTTCAATGGAAGTatctctttaaagaccctatctcaAAAATGGATAGAGCTGTAAAGAGTAATTATGAGATCAAGGGTTAACACTTCAACTTGTTAATTTTATGATATTCAGCCCATTATCTCAGtgtctgattatttttaaattgaatgatCTTCTTGGCAGTGGTGCAAATGTCCTACTATATATGAAGGACCACAggacttgtttttaaaagaactgagTTCAAATTCATCTACATCACTTAATAAGTGATTCACTTTATTTCTCCATCCATTACTCTTTTTGCAAAGTAGGGAAATCATCTCTAATAACCACATTATTGTGAAAGATCAATGTAACAGTACATATGAAACAAGTTCACAAAAGTCCTGATGTGAAGCTTTTCGTAAACTCCAAACACATGCTTATGTCAAGACCTTTATTAGCTTTTACAACAAAGTTTCTGCTAACAGTTTCTTCTAAGACTTGGTGGGGCCAAACCCAGAGGCCATGGGATTAGATGTTTGTGTCTCAATCTGCTCCAAAGTCTCATGAGTGCCCCCAATATAGTTTATGTCCTTCATCTTTTCTTCACGGCTCTATTGCCTTGTCCATGCTGATCTCACCAATGTCATTTCTTACCAGCCTCCAGGATTCCATGCCCATCCCAATAGCTTCCTCTTAACATCTTTAAGCATTCACGCCTTCAGTGAAACCGATGAAAATCAATGAAAACCACAGAGTAGGGAAAATCATTACGAGtagtcagtaaaaaaaaaaaaaaaaaaaaaagacaaattgcaTTTGAAAAGACAACAGTTGGATCAATAGCTAATTTTTATAAGGGTAGTATGTACACACAATGGAAGGATATCTTTTATAGCCTGAGAGATGTAAATGTTAGTTTTGTGATCCTACTTACTGATCATTACGTTTCAAGACTGAAGGTGATACTGAcatttaatacaaataaaaataaaatgtgagaattATAACCAAAAGACTTCTCAATGCAAATTCTAATAGATTTGGGTATTAGTGATCTTAGATTGACGCTCCGTGAtgcaaaaaggaatgaaaatggTGAAAAGTGGCAAATATGTGAGCAATacaaaacaaatacttattgTAAAAATGGATGATGATGTGTCTAGGGGTCAAACAAAATATAACATTGATACCATACTATAGTAACCTAAATCAggaaaatgtgaataaaatttaTGTTTGAGAAAGTTCTTATGTTATTaggataaaatgaaatgttatgaTAAGCTTTATATTTTgctattttgttgttgtaatcAGAAGGAAATTTTGTAAAAGAATTGACCCCAAATTTATGATATTAAAACTAGAAGCAGATTAAAAGTTTCTGGAAACATTGTTCAATCACTCTagagaaaacaagaaatgcaGAATTAAAAGGATAAAAGAGAATAAGTCCTGCAGAACACAAATATAAGATTCTGCATGTAgaccaaaatacattttaaaatcacattaaatggccttggccagttggctcagtggtagagcatcagcctggcgtgcagaagtcccgggttcgattcccggccagggcacacaagagaagcacccatctgcttctccacccctccccctctccttcctctctgtctctctcttccccttccgcagccaaggctcccctggagcaaagatggcctgggcgctggggatggctccttggcctatgccccaggtgctagagtggctctggtcgcaacggagtgacgccccagaggggtagagcatcgccccctggtgggcagagcgtcaccctctggtgggcatgccgggtggatcccagttgggcacatgcgggagtctgtctgtctctccctgtttccagcttcagaaaaatacagaaaaaaaaatcacattaaaaagaaTGGACTTGGTGATCTTGATGAAATACAAATATAGTCAGACTGGAGGAAAATGTGGCTATGGGTTGTTTACAAGAGATCTATGAAGACCTAGGTTAGTGTTTGCTTGACATTTTCTGAAGACTACTGACCATCACaactatattaatatcagaaaatatatgttttacaATAGACATTATTTTGGAAGTAAATGAAACTACTTCATAATGATGAAAGGTTTCATCTACCAGGAAGATATAATATTGAAATGTGCATATGAATGATGACATTAGGCAAAAACTGACAAATTTTTTATAAGCTAAACTAATCCACATTCTTGGAgggaattttaatatatatattacaaaaagtGGTGAAACACACAGACAGAAAATCACAAAGAATATCTTATCATACTATATGTAAACAACATTATTAAATTTGACCTACAGCCATAGATAGAAAACTTGTCCAAGATGAAAGAATATACACTCTATTTAGCCCACACATatggaacatttaaaaatattttatcatacaCTGCACCTTATGAAGTAAAATTTCAACATATGTCAAAGGattgaaataatacaaaatatgttctttgaatattattaaaCTAGAAGTCAAGACTAAAagctttatattatatttataatatattatgtcTGATTATGTGATATAGTCATAAATGTATAATatagtatatgtttatatattatatggtCATAAATATTACTCTATATAACTATGTATATAAATACTAGTGGACATTTAGAATGCTCCTTATAAAAAAGTGAAGGGTAAAATAACCataatggaaatttaaaattattcaaaattaagtaaaaataaaaatactataaaacatTTAGTCTAAAACTGAAGTGTTTATTAGAAGAAATATACAGACAATTCAAGGCTCTAGAACTGCACAGGCTTTTGGTGGCTGCGGCGACAGCATCTTcctacttctctcttttcttcccttccactTCTTCCTTCatctttgctttcttcttctccttctctccctgctcTATCTCCTGAGCTGTTTCTTCTCTGGAGGAAATTAGGTCCTCAGGGATGTAAGCAGTGGCATCAGTGACTGTGGATTCATCCAGTCTCCACACCCAGACTTAATTAATTTGAACCAAGGTATCTTGTGACTGCTGGCTGGAATTAAGAGTAATAGTGGTGTgaagatactcctgatctcttcccttgaaatttcaacaaattgaacaactgtaACACAGCAAAAGTACCCCAGCTGGCCTTGCAATTATGCCTGAAAAACTTGCACACTGAATgcactaaaggtgggatgggttcGGAAAGTGGCgaggaagataaaacacattggTGGAAGGCTCTGGGGAGGAGACAAACTCAAAatgactggtttttttttcctttactgaaCTACAAGTAGGAGGGAAAGCCTGGGCtgtcttggctttttttttttttgtcttggctTTTTCTGAGGGGTA
The Saccopteryx bilineata isolate mSacBil1 chromosome 3, mSacBil1_pri_phased_curated, whole genome shotgun sequence DNA segment above includes these coding regions:
- the LOC136332069 gene encoding LOW QUALITY PROTEIN: sialic acid-binding Ig-like lectin 6 (The sequence of the model RefSeq protein was modified relative to this genomic sequence to represent the inferred CDS: inserted 2 bases in 1 codon; deleted 1 base in 1 codon; substituted 1 base at 1 genomic stop codon); protein product: MLLRLLLLLPVLWGGPLVQSSSYRLELQESVTVQESLCVFVPCKFSYPWTFYEPSHLFWFRNGVNTNNDLPVAAAEPEQKLQERTQGRFFLPRNPKSNNCSLTIRDVNMRDSGTYFFQLXNQFNTHSSTDKMLSLKVTALTHNPDILIPGXASRPSNLTCSVSWACEWGMPPFFSWTSAAHTSLGPRILLSSVITLTPRPQDHGTNLTCQVHFPAAGVTVERTVQLNVTYAPQNTAISVFQGNSTALQIRQNTTLSILEGEAVRLLCVADSNPPAELSCFRGSPALNATPISSTTTLELPGVGTAEEGEFTCRAQHRLGSQTLSLSLSVLYPRQLLGPSCSWEDQGLHCSCSSRAQPAPSLRWGLGAGLLEGNHSNASCTVTSRSAGPWANSSLSLSQELSASLRLSCEASNVHGAQSATVLLLPGKQEPKAGGVLGVVGEAVTMVLALLSLCLCLIFRVKTCREKAAQPVQSMDNDVSPEVGSASGVRHWFRTDSPSYSPDTGGANPIAEENQELHYASLRFHNLKLQEQEDFNTEYSEIKIYK